A window of Kribbella sp. NBC_00382 genomic DNA:
GAACCGGCTCGATCGCGCAGGACCGGCGCCTCCTGGCCGACCAGGGAGTCCAGCGATGCTTCCCAGCCGACCGCCCGCGCGATCGCCCGGCCGACGGGCGCCGGCTCCACTTGCACAGTCGCAGTCGTGGCAGCCGACAGGCCCGACCCGTCCGACTCCGAAGAGGACAGGATCGCATTCAGCGCGACTGCGGCGACGTGCTTGCAGTCGAGCCCGACCGGGCAGGTGCACTCGCCGTCGAGATAGCTCGCCCGGCCGTCGACGCCGATCGAGACGAAGACCGCGACCTCGTACAGATTCTCCAACTGCCCACGAACGCGACCGCGCAGCGCGTTCACCGTCGGGTCCCACCATGTCGACCGAACAGCCCCACCCTGGGCATAGCCGAGTCCACGCGCGTAGGCAGCCATCCCAACGGCGTCCTTCACCTCAACAGCACTGAGGCCCTGCACGATCGGTGGCGGCACCTACAGGTAGGTCTGGGTGCTCGGGGGTGCGGATTCCATCCACGCGAGGACGCCGGTGAGGGCCTCTTCGGTCATCGCGAAGTGGACGGTACGGTCGCGCAGCTCGGCGTCCACGATGACGTGGCCGGCGTAGGTGACCAGGGGCTCGTTGCCCATCGGGCGGCGGGTGGTCACGCCTTCGAGCTGGCGGCGGTTGACGGTGAGTTTCGGCCACCAGGCGAGGCTGAAGACCCGGAACCACTGCAGGTCGTCGCCGACGTAGCGGGCCAGTCCGAGGGCCCAGCCACGCCCATGGTCCTTCTCAGCGAGTTGCAGGCTGCAATCGAACGTGCCGCCGTCCCTGGACAACCAGCGACGACGGCACGCGAAAGCGATGATCAGCAGTACGGCAGCAAGGCAACAGACCCCGACCAATTCGAGGACTGTGCTCATAAGTTGCCAACCTCATTCCTGGCGCCCTCGCTGTGGTGGCGCCATGCCCGAACCGTACTGAGTACAACTCTTTTCAATTATTGCAGGTGGGGTCAGGACGCCTTCTCGGCGGCCCTCACCCTGGCTTCGGCGAGCCGGACCTGCTCCTGCTCGTCCTCGCTGTCGGTCCCGGTGGACTGGGCCTGCTCGAGCGCCCGCTTCGCCTCTTCGAGGTCGA
This region includes:
- a CDS encoding DUF2550 domain-containing protein translates to MSTVLELVGVCCLAAVLLIIAFACRRRWLSRDGGTFDCSLQLAEKDHGRGWALGLARYVGDDLQWFRVFSLAWWPKLTVNRRQLEGVTTRRPMGNEPLVTYAGHVIVDAELRDRTVHFAMTEEALTGVLAWMESAPPSTQTYL